One window from the genome of Bacteroidia bacterium encodes:
- a CDS encoding capsule assembly Wzi family protein, translating to MRFLVLVCFITHLVVAQHTYVPLQSSLAQYVERLEILGYSEDMGSSFIKPYRRDYAYTLIQKADSAQTIWRSQRNKLKVKDVQGKMDSVKGIFRYFYTNYRDIYSYQSKDFDFFINPVIYGAVGIREGNNLNGIYLKERAYQNSRGLNIRGRLGNRIGYFTEVIDNQFVPDMYISNYIQTYQVVPGENFLKTFKTRGYDFATVKGYVDVRAHKYIQLQFGRDRNFWGQGQSSLILSDFATDYLFLKVQTTVWKIQYTNLYTQLVDFRYNKPDAIGAYPRKYATFHRLGYNLTKNINIGLSECVVAASYNPNGHRGFELQYLNPVIFYRSVEQYIGSPDNSFLNADATIRIAKRVKLHGQFVLDDYNVGNRKYGKGWWGNKYAYQLGAKYINVLGVRNLDVAVEYTRIRPYTFGHYNVSANYAHYNQYLGHYLGANAHEVVGTILYTPVKNLECELIASYAQYGANSTDGYEYGANIFASNNLKLQDYNNVTLQGVLTEVRFVYARVSYEFFPNMYYDLLFRMRTEKDRLVKNTSSSVLMTGVRINFEPRRYKF from the coding sequence ATGCGATTTTTGGTTTTAGTTTGTTTTATCACTCATTTGGTAGTAGCACAGCATACGTATGTTCCTTTACAATCTTCATTAGCGCAGTATGTAGAGCGATTGGAAATATTAGGATACAGTGAGGATATGGGCAGCAGCTTTATTAAACCTTACAGGCGCGACTATGCTTATACCTTAATTCAAAAAGCAGATAGTGCACAAACAATTTGGCGTAGCCAAAGAAACAAGCTCAAAGTCAAAGATGTGCAAGGTAAAATGGACTCGGTAAAAGGCATATTCCGCTACTTTTATACAAACTATCGTGATATTTACAGCTACCAAAGCAAAGATTTTGATTTTTTTATCAATCCTGTTATTTATGGTGCCGTAGGAATAAGAGAAGGCAACAACCTAAACGGCATTTATCTAAAAGAGCGTGCATATCAAAATTCGAGAGGACTAAACATTCGCGGCAGATTGGGCAACAGAATTGGATATTTTACCGAAGTGATAGACAATCAATTTGTGCCTGATATGTACATATCTAACTACATTCAGACCTACCAAGTAGTTCCAGGTGAAAATTTTCTCAAAACTTTCAAAACTCGCGGGTATGATTTTGCTACTGTTAAAGGATACGTTGATGTAAGAGCTCACAAGTATATACAGCTACAGTTTGGAAGGGATAGAAATTTTTGGGGACAAGGGCAATCCTCGTTGATTTTGTCAGATTTTGCCACAGACTATTTATTTCTTAAAGTGCAAACTACTGTATGGAAAATTCAATATACCAATTTGTATACTCAACTAGTAGATTTCAGGTACAATAAACCTGATGCTATTGGTGCTTATCCGCGCAAGTACGCTACCTTTCACCGATTAGGCTACAACCTGACAAAAAATATTAACATAGGTCTTTCTGAATGTGTAGTAGCCGCATCTTACAACCCTAATGGACACAGAGGTTTTGAATTGCAGTATCTTAATCCCGTTATTTTTTATCGCTCTGTGGAGCAGTATATTGGTAGCCCTGATAATTCTTTTCTCAATGCAGATGCTACCATTCGTATAGCTAAAAGAGTTAAGTTACATGGGCAATTTGTATTAGATGACTACAATGTGGGTAATCGTAAGTATGGTAAGGGCTGGTGGGGCAATAAATATGCTTATCAATTGGGGGCTAAATACATCAACGTGCTTGGAGTGAGAAATTTAGACGTAGCTGTTGAATATACTCGCATACGCCCTTATACCTTTGGACATTACAACGTTTCTGCTAACTATGCACACTATAATCAATATCTTGGGCACTATCTTGGTGCTAATGCGCATGAGGTAGTGGGTACAATTCTCTACACACCTGTAAAAAATTTAGAATGTGAGTTGATAGCTTCTTATGCACAGTATGGGGCTAACTCTACCGATGGCTACGAATACGGAGCAAATATATTTGCAAGCAATAACTTAAAGCTTCAAGATTACAATAATGTAACTTTGCAAGGCGTGCTTACGGAAGTTCGGTTTGTGTATGCAAGAGTTAGCTATGAGTTTTTTCCTAACATGTATTACGATCTGTTATTCCGTATGCGGACAGAAAAAGACCGTTTGGTCAAAAATACCTCTTCTTCTGTTTTGATGACAGGGGTTCGTATTAACTTTGAACCCAGGCGATATAAATTTTAA
- a CDS encoding MarC family protein — MFENFSLKDLLSVTLTLFAIIDIVGSIPVIIATRQQVGEIKALKASVVAGTIMIIFLFTGEQFLSLMGIDLPSFAVAGSIVIFFIALEMVLGVRLFRGDTTGSSASVVPIAFPLIAGAGTMTTLLSLKSQFNDAVIVIGVCINMVIVYLVLRSCVWIEKVLGPSGVVVVRKTFGVVLLAIAIKLFRSNMFKF, encoded by the coding sequence ATGTTTGAAAATTTTTCTCTTAAAGACCTGCTAAGCGTAACTTTGACATTATTTGCTATTATCGATATTGTAGGGAGCATTCCTGTAATTATAGCCACACGTCAGCAGGTTGGTGAGATAAAAGCACTAAAAGCAAGTGTTGTGGCAGGTACTATCATGATAATTTTTCTTTTCACAGGTGAGCAGTTTTTATCTTTAATGGGGATAGATTTACCTAGTTTTGCCGTAGCAGGTTCTATTGTGATATTTTTTATTGCATTAGAAATGGTATTAGGGGTGCGATTATTTAGAGGAGATACCACAGGTAGCAGCGCTAGCGTTGTGCCGATTGCTTTTCCTTTAATTGCAGGTGCAGGAACAATGACGACGCTTCTTTCGCTCAAATCTCAATTTAATGATGCAGTGATTGTAATTGGAGTATGTATTAACATGGTCATTGTCTACCTTGTTTTGCGGAGCTGTGTATGGATAGAAAAGGTCCTCGGACCTAGTGGAGTGGTAGTAGTTCGTAAAACATTTGGGGTAGTGTTGTTGGCTATTGCTATCAAATTGTTTAGAAGTAATATGTTTAAATTTTAG
- the apaG gene encoding Co2+/Mg2+ efflux protein ApaG, with the protein MFKSAQSFAESQITKKIEVIAVGVYLPQQSSPAHQRYIFAYKIKIINHGERTVQLLRRKWIITDGLGRIREVEGEGVIGQQPILEPGQSHEYVSGTDMPTPIGNMKGYYTMRYTDTNELFNVNIPAFTLCIPELLN; encoded by the coding sequence ATGTTCAAGTCTGCCCAATCTTTTGCAGAATCTCAGATTACCAAAAAAATAGAAGTAATAGCTGTTGGAGTGTACTTACCTCAACAGTCTTCCCCTGCGCATCAGCGATATATTTTTGCTTACAAAATAAAAATTATCAATCATGGGGAAAGAACTGTACAACTACTTCGCCGCAAGTGGATTATTACAGATGGTTTAGGACGCATAAGAGAAGTAGAAGGCGAAGGTGTAATTGGTCAGCAGCCCATTTTAGAACCTGGTCAAAGTCATGAGTATGTTAGCGGTACAGACATGCCCACACCGATAGGTAACATGAAGGGCTATTATACCATGCGCTATACAGATACAAATGAACTATTTAATGTCAATATCCCTGCTTTTACTCTATGTATTCCTGAATTACTTAACTAA